A window of the Cucurbita pepo subsp. pepo cultivar mu-cu-16 chromosome LG01, ASM280686v2, whole genome shotgun sequence genome harbors these coding sequences:
- the LOC111787593 gene encoding uncharacterized protein LOC111787593, with amino-acid sequence MVSSPFLLPLALLLSFTLLFVFPFNQSHFSFFGDLQDIALFHRATIRTSHLVVVGSSSGSGSGGGVSSVSRLGITSNPKPKIAFLFLTNSDLFFAPLWERFFRGHGLRYNIYIHADPSVELNQPGGVFDGRFIPARRTERASPTLITAARRLLAHAVIDDPLNLYFALVSQRCIPIHSFDFMYNFLFKNSVTSLRSFSSKSTYKSYIEILSDEPNLYERYIARGATAMLPEVPFERFRVGSQFFILTRNHAVLVVKERKLWRKFKLPCLGEEPCYPEEHYFPTLLSMEDPQGCSHYTLTRVNWTGCWDGHPHLYSPEEVSPALIKTLRQSNSSYSFFFARKFSPEALTPLMEIADDVIFRD; translated from the coding sequence ATGGTTTCATccccatttcttcttccattggctcttcttctctcttttactCTTCTCTTCGTCTTCCCTTTTAACCAATCccatttctccttcttcgGCGATCTTCAGGACATTGCTCTCTTCCACAGGGCCACTATTCGGACTTCACATCTCGTCGTCGTCGGCAGCAGCAGCGGCAGCGGCAGCGGTGGTGGTGTTTCTTCCGTCTCGCGGTTAGGTATCActtcaaaccctaaacccaaGATTGCGTTTCTCTTTCTGACAAATTCCGATCTCTTTTTCGCCCCGTTGTGGGAACGCTTCTTCCGTGGCCATGGATTGCGTTACAATATCTACATCCACGCTGATCCTTCCGTCGAATTAAACCAACCTGGCGGCGTTTTCGATGGCAGATTCATTCCGGCGAGGAGGACTGAGCGAGCGTCACCGACTCTCATCACTGCCGCTCGTAGACTCCTTGCTCACGCCGTCATCGATGACCCTCTGAACCTCTACTTTGCCCTAGTTTCTCAACGATGTATACCTATTCATTCATTTGATTTCATGTACAATTTCTTGTTTAAAAACTCAGTCACTTCCCTCCGATCTTTTTCTTCGAAATCTACTTATAAAAGCTACATCGAAATCCTCTCCGATGAGCCGAATCTGTACGAGCGGTACATCGCTAGGGGAGCCACCGCAATGCTTCCTGAAGTGCCGTTCGAGCGATTCAGGGTTGGATCTCAGTTCTTCATTCTGACTCGAAATCACGCAGTGCTGGTggtgaaagagagaaaactaTGGAGGAAGTTCAAGCTTCCGTGCTTGGGCGAGGAGCCGTGTTATCCTGAGGAGCATTACTTTCCGACATTGTTGTCCATGGAGGATCCGCAAGGCTGCAGTCACTACACGCTAACTAGGGTTAATTGGACGGGATGTTGGGATGGGCATCCTCACTTGTACTCGCCGGAGGAAGTCTCGCCGGCGCTCATAAAAACTTTGAGGCAGTCAAATTCGAGctactcttttttctttgccaGGAAGTTCTCGCCGGAAGCCTTGACGCCGTTGATGGAAATCGCCGATGACGTCATTTTCCGGGACTGA
- the LOC111790619 gene encoding nuclear pore complex protein NUP1-like — MATEREEIRYEGGRGGKFQKRPLRRSHTTPYDRPPTALRNSAGNGWLSKLVDPAQKLITSSAHRLFSSVFRKRIPPPPPSLPVSREANDEMGNENHEEVAADLPGTQEGTNRDFGPSIKTDNTHGVTDLEQILKEKTFTRFEIDRLTELLKSRVVDVPSGVEERKFEQAPSTPVISYEIQEGSPKFRAQDGISSHVVPTQVMRANVLDEDVASPAEIAKAYMGSRPPKATPLSMASHSHKFGDSFASENLSKSSALTLVPRSPGNFDVIENGFVTPRSRGRSALYNMARMPYSGVSATHSIKNSVATTDAYRATGSSSSQLAWERGRVLGSKQGALKRRSSVLDDEMGHVGPIRRLRHKSNLLYPTGLSLPSSSTSIPVSGIGSENAQQFQSTKVHPFSSSSGKALYSRSLSKRSAESENDVKPSSSFSQIPLRSSEMASKILEQLEKLTPPKDRSSKLKLLSVTNNSPTKLSPSMLHGPALRSLEDVDSSKYLENVEDIQSNDARELTSQKNNKVEESSSLKYKLPIDKAISAGDGLGSLVPTKDTVLSSRPQVAFVGASPQTKCAFQMSAHEDFVDIDEEGCSNGPVTDISFDRREKMDGSLAAMSKPNDTEAITVDKPQASAEVKPSTASELNKMNGQRKSDVPVIAEKSPIFSFATASPPSIIANAKDPESTLRPEKNISPEAPKPANAPIFGFGDKLPSQKESFSSAPTFAFGNKFAPSTNEQNAVPVANSESNVAPGKATFPIPANAATENGNKNTGSPFKFASPLVNEKERAKVGSSSVFKAESNSSSILSFGVPKESMSDKAGDKSSSAGLSVGTSENLFSSSVSTSTSSPSLFSFSSPSTNSNLNNGSLVSTPSIFSSPATTFSNNITNQNPSIKPSLTTAPSNSEPATTTTSLSMPSPVPSFSAAPIFKFGSPSVPSSSAPALSAAETKTKQETTFGNLSGIPPSDTSAAKVSSTGGSVFQFGAAATTDSNKRPENSTSAPGNVPTFGAPVFPANSGVASSTQSTPVLPFSSSSTSFGLAANTGLSSGSYLFGSSAPASNLFSPGTTFGLTATSSSANNSVSSGAGTSSSFFNWQTSSTPSFSTGFSSTPTGGFPFGLSSSSAASNSSPMLFGSSTTSASTTSMFSFTSAVSSQPAFGNSNHGFTFGSTPPANNDQANMEDSMAEDTVQAVTLPTPTFGQQPLTPPPSSGFMFGSAAPPPVAASPFQFGSQQNAPTPQNPSPFHASGSLDFNASAGGSFSLGAGGGDKANRKYVKVKSKSRKK; from the exons ATGGCGACAGAGCGCGAGGAGATTCGTTACGAAGGAGGAAGAGGTGGGAAGTTTCAGAAACGGCCTCTCAGAAGGTCGCATACGACGCCGTATGATCGGCCGCCGACTGCTTTGAGAAACTCTGCTGGAAACGGATGGCTCTCTAAGCTTGTCGATCCGGCGCAGAAGCTCATCACCTCCAGTGCACATAGGCTGTTTTCTAGCGTGTTTCGTAAACGTATTCCCCCTCCGCCGCCGTCATTGCCCGTTTCTCGAg AGGCTAATGATGAGATGGGAAATGAGAACCATGAAGAAGTTGCAGCT GATCTTCCTGGAACTCAAGAAGGGACGAACCGCGATTTTGGTCCGAGTATCAAAACTGATAACACACATGGGGTGACTGACCTTGAGCAAATTTTGAAGGAGAAGACCTTTACAAG ATTTGAGATTGATCGCTTGACTGAACTTTTGAAAtcaagagttgttgatgttCCAAGTGgggttgaagagaggaaattTGAACAGGCCCCTTCTACGCCTGTTATCAGTTATGAAATACAGGAAGGATCTCCAAAATTTCGAGCTCAAGATGGAATTAGCTCTCACGTGGTTCCAACTCAAGTTATGAGAGCAAAT GTCCTTGATGAGGATGTTGCTTCACCTGCAGAGATTGCAAAAGCATACATGGGCAGCAGGCCTCCAAAAGCAACTCCGTTGAGTATGGCGTCCCATAGTCACAAGTTTGGGGATAGTTTTGCTTCAGAAAATCTCTCGAAATCCTCTGCTTTAACTCTTGTGCCGAGATCTCCTGGAAATTTTGATGTTATTGAAAATGGTTTTGTCACCCCAAGATCTCGAGGCAGATCTGCTCTGTACAATATGGCTCGAATGCCATATTCCGGAGTTAGTGCAACCCATAGCATAAAG AATAGTGTAGCGACAACAGATGCTTACAGGGCAACAGGGTCCTCATCATCTCAGTTAGCATGGGAGCGAGGGAGAGTTCTGGGGTCTAAACAAGGG gctttaaaacgcagaAGCTCAGTTTTAGATGATGAAATGGGACATGTTGGTCCTATTCGTAGACTTCGTCACAAATCCAATCTCCTTTACCCAACAGGTTTGAGTTTACCAAGCAGTTCAACTTCTATTCCAGTAAGTGGAATTGGTTCTGAGAATGCTCAGCAGTTTCAGTCTACAAAAGTGCACCcgttttcatcttcttctggGAAGGCACTTTATTCGCGTAGTTTGTCCAAACGGTCTGCAGAGTCCGAAAATGATGTGAAACCTAGTTCAAGTTTTTCTCAAATTCCTCTCAGGTCAAGTGAGATGGCCTCAAAAATACTTGAGCAGCTTGAGAAATTGACCCCTCCAAAGGATAGGTCTTCAAAACTAAAGCTGCTTAGTGTGACGAATAACTCACCCACAAAGTTGTCACCATCAATGTTGCATGGGCCAGCTCTTAGAAGCCTGGAAGATGTGGATTCATCTAAGTATTTGGAAAATGTTGAAGACATTCAATCTAATGATGCCCGGGAGCTTACTTCTCAAAAGAACAACAAGGTTGAGGAAAGCagttcattaaaatataaattaccCATTGATAAGGCAATTTCTGCAGGTGATGGATTAGGTTCTCTAGTTCCTACGAAGGACACTGTACTCAGTTCTCGTCCGCAAGTTGCATTTGTTGGTGCTTCCCCACAAACAAAATGTGCTTTCCAAATGAGTGCCCATGAG GATTTTGTAGATATTGATGAAGAAGGATGTTCTAATGGGCCAGTGACTGATATATCGTTTGATAGGCGAGAAAAAATGGATGGCTCATTAGCGGCAATGAGCAAGCCGAATGATACTGAAGCCATTACAGTAGATAAGCCTCAGGCTTCAGCTGAGGTTAAACCATCCACTGCATCTGAACTGAACAAAATGAATGGCCAGAGAAAATCTGATGTTCCTGTGATTGCTGAGAAGAGCCCCATCTTTTCCTTTGCTACAGCATCTCCACCTAGCATTATAGCCAATGCAAAAGATCCTGAATCAACCTTGAGacctgaaaaaaatatttcacctGAGGCACCAAAACCCGCTAATGCCCCTATATTTGGCTTTGGAGATAAGCTACCATCACAAAAGgaatcattttcttctgctcCCACCTTTGCGTTTGGAAACAAGTTTGCCCCCTCAACGAATGAACAAAATGCTGTTCCTGTTGCAAATTCTGAAAGCAATGTTGCACCAGGAAAAGCTACATTTCCTATTCCTGCAAATGCTGCCacagaaaatggaaataagaATACAGGGTCTCCGTTTAAATTTGCATCGCCTTTAgtcaatgaaaaagaaagggctAAAGTGGGCAGCTCTTCGGTTTTTAAAGCCGAGAGTAATAGCAGCAG CATCCTGTCATTTGGAGTTCCAAAAGAGTCCATGTCAGACAAAGCTGGTGATAAGAGTTCGAGTGCCGGTCTCTCGGTTGGTACATCTGAGAATTTGTTTTCGTCATCTGTCTCGACATCGACATCATCTCCCAGCTTATTTTCCTTCAGCTCCCCTAGCACTAATTCAAATCTTAATAATGGATCTCTTGTTTCTACCCCATCTATATTTTCCTCCCCAGCCACCACCTTTTCGAATAATAtaacaaatcaaaatccatCCATCAAACCGTCCCTCACTACTGCCCCTAGCAACAGCGAACCCGCCACCACTACTACTAGCCTTTCTATGCCTTCTCCTGTGCCATCTTTTTCAGCTGCacctattttcaaatttgggaGCCCTAGTGTTCCTTCATCTTCCGCTCCAGCTCTATCAGCAGCGGAAACCAAGACCAAGCAAGAGACAACCTTTGGTAATTTAAGTGGCATTCCTCCAAGCGACACGTCTGCTGCTAAAGTATCTAGTACTGGAGGCAGCGTTTTTCAATTCGGAGCTGCAGCTACTACAGATTCTAATAAACGACCAGAAAATTCGACTTCTGCTCCAGGCAATGTCCCTACATTTGGTGCTCCGGTTTTTCCTGCTAATAGTGGGGTTGCATCTTCTACTCAGAGTACACCTGTTTTGCCATTCAGTTCATCATCTACATCATTTGGTTTGGCTGCGAATACGGGTTTGTCTTCTGGCAGTTATCTGTTTGGTTCTTCAGCTCCAGCGTCGAATTTGTTCTCTCCTGGCACGACGTTTGGGCTTACTGCTACCAGTTCTTCTGCTAATAATTCTGTCAGCTCTGGTGCTGGTACCAGCTCTAGCTTCTTTAACTGGCAGACATCCTCCACGCCATCATTTTCCACTGGATTCAGCTCAACTCCAACTGGAGGGTTCCCTTTTGgtctttcatcttcttccgCTGCTTCTAATAGTTCACCTATGCTCTTTGGGTCATCAACAACTAGTGCATCGACAACGTCAATGTTCTCATTTACTTCCGCTGTGTCGTCACAGCCTGCTTTCGGTAATTCTAATCATGGCTTCACTTTTGGTTCAACCCCCCCTGCCAATAATGATCAAGCAAATATGGAGGACAGCATGGCTGAGGATACCGTCCAGGCAGTCACGCTGCCTACGCCTACTTTTGGGCAACAGCCCCTTACACCACCTCCATCATCAGGGTTTATGTTTGGTTCAGCGGCCCCTCCTCCGGTAGCAGCAAGTCCTTTCCAGTTTGGCAGCCAGCAAAATGCACCTACCCCACAAAATCCCTCTCCATTTCATGCTTCTGGTAGCTTAGATTTCAATGCCAGTGCTGGAGGGAGCTTCTCATTAGGCGCGGGTGGCGGTGACAAAGCGAACCGAAAATACGTGAAAGTTAAAAGCAAATCACGAAAGAAGTAG